The Solanum lycopersicum chromosome 6, SLM_r2.1 genome has a window encoding:
- the H2B-1 gene encoding histone H2B.1: MAPKAGKKPAEKKPVEEKKAEEVPAEKKPKAGKKLPKDAGADKKKKKSKKSVETYKIYIFKVLKQVHPDIGISSKSMGIMNSFINDIFEKLAQESSRLARINKKPTITSREIQTAVRLVLPGELAKHAVSEGTKAVTKFTSN, translated from the coding sequence ATGGCACCAAAGGCAGGAAAGAAGCCAGCTGAGAAGAAACCAGTTGAGGAGAAGAAGGCTGAAGAAGTTCCTGCTGAGAAAAAGCCAAAGGCCGGAAAGAAGCTACCTAAGGATGCCGGCGCcgacaagaagaagaagaagtcaaAGAAGAGCGTTGAAACCTACAAGATCTATATCTTCAAGGTTTTGAAGCAGGTGCATCCCGATATCGGTATCTCCAGCAAGTCTATGGGTATCATGAACAGCTTtattaatgacatttttgagaAGCTTGCTCAGGAATCATCAAGATTGGCTAGGATCAACAAGAAGCCAACTATTACTTCTAGGGAAATTCAGACTGCTGTCAGGCTTGTGCTGCCTGGTGAATTGGCAAAGCATGCCGTTTCTGAAGGAACTAAGGCAGTCACCAAGTTTACTAGCaattag
- the LOC104648015 gene encoding zinc finger protein ZAT5-like, translating to MEFSEDSIDRTLVFKGKRSKRPRQFMAVAMVTSTSSTAAADDSAGGGGSGGDGGEDVYNYSSSMQYSSSTTSTTQISTTSSTEEDEDMANCLILLAQSGRCQKLQVESTERKMVKISSRKFTEMATTTPGKAGFYVYECKTCNRTFPSFQALGGHRTSHKKIKTEEKKSTADSVSPSIDHHHQQQQQEEKINRIVTAPTQIVNKGNSNLHSNLINKQPKIHECSICGAEFSSGQALGGHMRRHRPPTITATNTKITVDETSNNTSDNLSHDDDQNSKKPKLFLSLDLNLPASPEDDHHRDDNNNFEFSANQQSLLFSAAALVDCHY from the coding sequence ATGGAATTCTCCGAGGACTCAATCGATCGGACTTTGGTGTTCAAAGGTAAGCGCAGTAAGCGGCCACGGCAGTTCATGGCGGTGGCGATGGTTACTTCCACGTCATCAACCGCTGCCGCCGACGACAGCGCTGGTGGTGGTGGAAGTGGCGGTGATGGAGGTGAGGATGTTTATAATTACTCATCATCGATGCAGTATTCATCATCAACTACTTCAACTACTCAAATTTCGACGACGAGCAGTACAGAGGAAGATGAGGATATGGCGAATTGCTTAATTCTATTAGCACAAAGTGGCCGATGCCAGAAATTACAAGTGGAAAGTACTGAACGTAAGATGGTGAAAATCAGTAGCCGGAAATTTACAGAAATGGCTACAACAACACCCGGAAAAGCAGGGTTCTATGTCTACGAGTGTAAAACTTGTAACAGAACGTTTCCATCTTTTCAAGCACTTGGTGGGCATAGAACAAgtcacaaaaaaatcaaaaccgaaGAGAAAAAATCTACTGCTGATTCTGTTTCACCTTCAAtcgatcatcatcatcaacaacaacaacaagaggAGAAAATCAATCGGATTGTAACCGCTCCTACTCAAATAGTCAACAAAGGTAATTCGAATTTACATAGCAATTTGATCAACAAGCAGCCAAAAATTCACGAGTGTTCAATTTGTGGGGCGGAATTCTCATCGGGTCAAGCTTTGGGTGGTCACATGAGAAGACATAGACCACCAACAATTACAGCAACAAACACTAAAATCACTGTTGATGAAACAAGTAACAACACTTCAGATAATTTATCACACGATGATGATCAGAATTCGAAAAAGCCAAAGCTCTTCTTATCGCTTGATCTGAACCTGCCGGCGTCACCGGAAGATGATCATCACcgagatgataataataattttgaattttcagcTAACCAGCAAAGTCTCCTCTTCTCCGCTGCAGCTTTGGTGGATtgccattactaa